The Methanothrix soehngenii GP6 genome has a window encoding:
- a CDS encoding DUF1646 family protein: MYAGVEIGLIPIFLAVLLGPLLIKRIEQNLEMFLLLMSICAVAISRSWHIGIVEEAIQEPLVVGIVLTVLLAGLIAHYIRPDFLHNINAILLDRITMKVIFLEIVIVLGLLAAIITPILSFFMLVEAVNHLPLMRKTRAKITILGCLSISLGAALALVDGSSSAIAITRMQGELPSAGFLPPELQSLYIFLSILALGLISMFFAEENMNSIRKQAHGRASAHKRIAIWSARVCMFAGALLLIIFLPQYPDACIGDKGHPCPT; this comes from the coding sequence ATGTATGCAGGAGTCGAAATAGGGTTGATTCCCATATTTTTGGCCGTGCTCTTGGGTCCTCTATTGATCAAAAGGATTGAACAAAACCTTGAGATGTTCTTATTACTAATGAGCATATGCGCCGTTGCTATCTCAAGATCCTGGCATATAGGCATAGTTGAAGAAGCGATCCAAGAACCATTAGTAGTCGGCATAGTGCTAACTGTATTGCTGGCTGGATTGATAGCACACTATATCAGGCCCGACTTCTTGCACAACATAAACGCCATCCTCTTAGATAGGATCACAATGAAAGTGATCTTCCTGGAGATTGTCATTGTGCTGGGACTATTGGCTGCTATTATTACACCAATACTCTCATTCTTTATGCTAGTGGAAGCAGTGAATCATCTGCCACTCATGCGGAAGACGAGGGCAAAAATTACCATATTGGGATGTCTTTCCATTTCTCTAGGAGCCGCTCTGGCTCTGGTAGATGGATCATCCTCGGCAATAGCTATTACAAGAATGCAAGGTGAGCTTCCTTCAGCAGGCTTCTTGCCGCCGGAACTGCAAAGCCTGTACATATTCCTGAGCATATTGGCCCTTGGCTTGATATCTATGTTCTTCGCCGAGGAGAATATGAACTCGATAAGGAAGCAGGCTCATGGAAGAGCGTCCGCTCATAAAAGAATAGCAATTTGGAGTGCAAGGGTATGCATGTTTGCAGGAGCCCTCCTTCTTATTATTTTTTTGCCGCAATACCCCGATGCTTGCATCGGGGATAAAGGGCATCCGTGTCCAACTTAG